Proteins encoded in a region of the Malaciobacter mytili LMG 24559 genome:
- a CDS encoding ABC transporter substrate-binding protein: MKIKNYFFIFFILYFSLSLNANELKKASIQLNWKYQFEFAGYIAAIEKGFYKEIGYDVELRELNENINVVDEVKNQRATFGIYDSSILDKYDNTKPIILLANYLKKSPLVFVTKQDIYSPTDLKNKKIMISNFELENSSLSKLLEKFKIKKEDFTVIAHEISIEKFIKGEVDVTTAYITNQLYYLQKEKVPFNILNPMNYEIYGFGGNLFSSLEYVKNNTSNINNFIKATNKGWKYALENKEEIINIIYNKYSKQKSKEALLYEAKMIENIMLLDVYKLGEVRKTLVLDELIRAQNINLIDKSVTLNDIIYSLSKYSKNYNFSLDELDYLNRKKQILMCTDPSWMPYEKIEEGKHTGIISDYISFFEKEINIPIKLYVTKSWNESLKAISEKKCDILSGVIPTEIRTKNMDITKPYINFPLVIATKKEEMFISNLDEVIETKKIAVVRDYAYSEVFKKRYPKNKIVLVNNVEEGLEKVLHGEIFGFIDSITTIGYKLQREYFSELKIAGKFDEKYSLGIGVRNDEPLLFSIFDKLVLKLDISTKHEILKKWINVQYDGDFDYKLFWKIFIIFIIIIFIITYRYKEVVNNKENLQKERKKLEEKNAELKKMQKALKDSLQNFEILLDSTMEAVLVFKEHDCIDINKVGYKLLGYKSKSEVIGKSLYHHVHEDFIVTLKESLNKNLESYEIEFVRTDGSTFPALVKDRYIYLNNERVKLFTIVDLTELKNKENLLFKQSKLASMGEMIGNIAHQWRQPLSLISTIATGLKLKIETQTEDKNESIEFLDRLNTTAQHLSSTIDDFRNFFAADKRKEEFYVYSLIEQNLVLLDSIFKTNFIEVKIDIDKNIKLNTYKNELTQALLNILNNANDAFKEKSLEEDKYIFIRVYKKHKNVFICIKDNAGGIPTTIIDKIFEPYFTTKHKSNGTGIGLYMTYQIINEHIHGKIEVENCTYIYNNETHKGAKFIITIPNK; this comes from the coding sequence TTGAAGATTAAAAATTATTTTTTTATCTTTTTTATATTGTATTTTTCATTATCTTTAAATGCCAATGAACTAAAAAAAGCTAGTATTCAATTAAATTGGAAATATCAATTTGAATTTGCAGGATATATAGCAGCAATTGAAAAAGGTTTTTACAAAGAAATTGGGTATGATGTTGAATTAAGAGAGTTAAATGAAAATATAAATGTTGTAGATGAAGTTAAAAATCAAAGGGCAACATTTGGTATTTATGACTCATCAATTTTAGATAAGTATGATAATACAAAACCTATAATTTTACTTGCAAATTATCTTAAAAAATCTCCTTTAGTTTTTGTAACAAAGCAAGATATTTATTCTCCTACAGATTTAAAAAATAAAAAAATAATGATTTCAAATTTTGAACTTGAAAACTCTTCTTTATCAAAACTTTTAGAGAAATTTAAAATAAAAAAAGAGGATTTTACAGTAATTGCACATGAAATTTCTATTGAGAAGTTTATAAAAGGTGAAGTTGATGTAACAACAGCTTATATTACAAATCAACTTTATTATTTACAAAAAGAAAAAGTACCTTTTAATATTTTAAATCCAATGAATTATGAAATCTATGGTTTTGGTGGTAATTTATTTTCTTCTTTAGAGTATGTAAAAAATAATACTTCAAATATAAATAACTTTATTAAAGCTACAAATAAAGGGTGGAAGTATGCTTTAGAAAATAAAGAAGAGATAATAAATATAATTTATAATAAATATTCAAAACAAAAAAGTAAAGAAGCCTTATTATATGAGGCTAAAATGATAGAAAATATTATGCTTTTAGATGTTTATAAATTAGGAGAAGTTAGAAAAACTCTAGTTTTAGATGAATTAATAAGAGCACAAAATATAAATTTAATAGATAAATCAGTAACTTTAAATGATATTATTTATTCTTTAAGTAAATATTCAAAAAATTATAATTTTTCATTGGATGAATTGGACTATTTAAATAGAAAAAAACAAATACTTATGTGTACTGATCCTTCTTGGATGCCTTATGAAAAAATAGAAGAAGGAAAGCATACAGGAATAATTAGTGATTATATATCTTTTTTTGAAAAAGAGATTAATATTCCTATTAAATTATATGTAACAAAAAGTTGGAATGAGAGTTTAAAAGCAATAAGTGAAAAAAAATGTGATATTCTCTCAGGTGTTATTCCCACAGAAATTCGTACAAAAAATATGGATATAACAAAACCATATATAAATTTTCCTTTAGTTATTGCCACTAAAAAAGAAGAGATGTTTATTTCAAATCTTGATGAAGTTATAGAAACAAAAAAAATAGCAGTTGTAAGAGACTATGCTTATTCAGAGGTTTTTAAAAAAAGGTATCCAAAAAATAAAATAGTTTTAGTTAATAATGTAGAAGAGGGCTTAGAAAAAGTTTTACATGGTGAAATCTTTGGTTTTATTGATAGTATTACTACAATTGGTTATAAGTTACAAAGAGAGTATTTTTCTGAATTAAAAATAGCTGGAAAATTTGATGAAAAATATTCTCTTGGAATTGGTGTTAGAAATGACGAGCCCCTTTTATTTTCTATTTTTGATAAACTTGTATTAAAACTTGATATTTCAACTAAACATGAGATTTTAAAAAAATGGATAAATGTTCAATATGATGGGGATTTTGACTATAAACTATTTTGGAAAATTTTTATAATTTTTATTATTATAATTTTTATTATTACTTATAGATATAAAGAAGTAGTTAATAATAAAGAAAATCTTCAAAAAGAAAGAAAAAAACTTGAAGAGAAAAATGCAGAATTAAAGAAAATGCAAAAAGCTTTAAAAGACTCACTTCAAAACTTTGAAATATTACTTGATTCTACAATGGAAGCTGTTCTTGTATTTAAAGAACATGACTGTATTGATATAAATAAAGTTGGATATAAACTATTAGGCTATAAAAGTAAATCTGAGGTTATAGGAAAAAGTTTATATCATCATGTGCATGAAGATTTTATCGTAACTTTAAAAGAATCTTTAAATAAAAACTTAGAGTCATATGAAATAGAGTTTGTAAGAACTGATGGCTCAACTTTTCCTGCACTTGTAAAAGATAGATATATTTATTTAAATAATGAAAGAGTAAAGCTTTTTACAATTGTTGATTTAACAGAACTTAAAAATAAAGAAAATCTTTTATTTAAGCAATCTAAACTTGCTTCAATGGGAGAAATGATAGGAAATATTGCCCATCAATGGAGACAACCTCTTAGTTTAATTTCAACTATAGCAACAGGCTTAAAATTAAAAATCGAGACACAAACAGAAGATAAAAATGAATCAATAGAGTTTTTAGATAGGTTAAATACTACTGCACAACATCTTTCTTCAACTATTGATGATTTTAGAAATTTCTTTGCTGCTGATAAAAGAAAAGAAGAGTTTTATGTTTATTCTTTAATTGAGCAAAATTTAGTTTTATTAGATAGTATTTTTAAAACAAATTTTATTGAAGTAAAAATAGATATAGATAAAAATATTAAGTTAAATACTTATAAAAATGAATTAACTCAAGCTTTATTAAATATTTTAAATAATGCTAATGATGCTTTTAAAGAAAAGAGTTTAGAAGAGGATAAATATATTTTTATAAGAGTTTATAAAAAACATAAAAATGTATTTATTTGCATAAAAGATAATGCAGGTGGAATTCCTACTACTATTATAGATAAAATCTTTGAACCATATTTTACTACAAAGCATAAAAGTAATGGAACAGGAATAGGGCTATATATGACTTATCAAATAATAAATGAGCATATTCATGGCAAAATTGAAGTGGAAAATTGCACTTATATTTATAATAATGAAACTCATAAAGGTGCTAAATTTATAATAACTATTCCTAATAAGTGA
- a CDS encoding shikimate kinase, which yields MRNVLLNKSNIILIGFMGVGKGTVARALVKNSTLFSIDTDDLIESIESRKIKKIFETDGEAYFRALEKRCALWLENSVNNTIISTGGGFYKQENLQKIGKVIYLKSSFEGILERIRNSENAEKKFKKRPLLKNLEEAKKLYDLRAREYEAVANVVINVENRDILDIVNEILEVI from the coding sequence ATGAGGAATGTTTTATTGAATAAGAGTAATATTATACTTATAGGTTTTATGGGAGTAGGAAAAGGAACAGTTGCAAGAGCACTTGTAAAAAACTCTACATTATTCTCAATAGATACTGATGACTTAATTGAAAGTATTGAAAGTAGAAAAATCAAAAAAATTTTTGAAACAGATGGGGAAGCTTATTTTAGAGCACTTGAAAAAAGATGTGCTTTATGGCTAGAAAATAGTGTAAATAATACAATCATCTCAACAGGTGGTGGATTTTATAAGCAAGAAAATCTACAAAAAATTGGAAAAGTAATCTACTTAAAATCTAGTTTTGAAGGTATCTTAGAAAGAATTAGAAATTCTGAAAATGCAGAGAAAAAGTTTAAGAAAAGACCTCTTCTAAAAAATCTTGAAGAAGCAAAAAAATTATATGACTTAAGAGCAAGGGAATACGAAGCTGTTGCTAATGTAGTTATAAATGTTGAAAATAGAGATATTTTAGATATTGTAAATGAGATATTAGAAGTAATTTAG
- the hisD gene encoding histidinol dehydrogenase, with amino-acid sequence MKIISTKQENFKEEFEAILARAKTDIQGVSAIVTNIINEIVEEKNSALKRHIEKFDKWEVKSDEELLISKDDMKKAYDNINADLKKALHTAYDRIKAYHEKQLPKSWLDFEKNGTVLGQKVSPVDRAGLYIPGGKAAYPSSLLMNAIPAIVAGVEEIVVCTPTPNNEINELLLAACHICNISKAFKVGGASAIAAMAYGTQTIPKVDVITGPGNIFVATAKKLVFGEVNIDMIAGPSEIGILSDSTAKPKYLAIDLLSQAEHDEMASSIMITIDEEIAKQTSIEVDNYLKVLSRSEIASKSINERGAIIIATSMDEACSLMNEIAPEHLEVMTANPFELLSKIKHAGAIFLGENTPEPIGDYIAGPNHTLPTGSTAKFYSPLNVENFMKKSSIINFSSQAIDELGEACAILADTEGLTAHAESVRVRLRKDF; translated from the coding sequence ATGAAGATTATTAGTACAAAACAGGAAAATTTTAAAGAAGAATTTGAAGCTATTTTAGCAAGAGCTAAAACAGATATTCAAGGTGTTTCAGCCATAGTAACAAATATTATAAATGAAATTGTTGAAGAAAAAAATAGTGCTTTAAAAAGACATATTGAAAAGTTTGATAAGTGGGAAGTAAAAAGTGATGAAGAACTTTTAATTTCAAAAGATGATATGAAAAAAGCCTATGATAATATAAATGCTGATTTAAAAAAGGCTTTACATACTGCTTATGATAGAATTAAAGCATATCATGAAAAACAACTTCCAAAATCTTGGTTGGATTTTGAAAAAAATGGAACTGTTTTAGGACAAAAAGTATCTCCTGTTGATAGAGCTGGTTTATATATTCCAGGAGGAAAAGCTGCATATCCTAGTTCTTTACTTATGAATGCAATTCCTGCTATTGTTGCAGGTGTTGAAGAGATAGTTGTATGTACGCCAACTCCTAATAATGAGATAAATGAATTACTACTTGCAGCTTGTCATATTTGTAATATTTCTAAAGCTTTTAAAGTTGGAGGAGCAAGTGCAATTGCAGCAATGGCTTATGGAACACAAACTATTCCCAAAGTTGATGTAATAACAGGTCCAGGAAATATCTTTGTTGCTACTGCTAAAAAGCTAGTTTTTGGTGAAGTAAATATTGATATGATTGCTGGTCCTTCTGAAATTGGGATATTATCAGATAGTACAGCAAAACCAAAATATTTAGCAATAGATTTACTTTCTCAAGCAGAACATGATGAAATGGCTAGTTCTATTATGATTACAATTGATGAAGAAATAGCAAAACAAACTTCTATTGAAGTAGATAATTATTTAAAAGTATTAAGTAGAAGTGAAATTGCTTCAAAATCAATAAATGAAAGAGGTGCAATTATTATTGCAACTTCAATGGATGAAGCTTGTTCTTTAATGAATGAAATAGCTCCTGAGCATTTAGAAGTTATGACAGCAAATCCTTTTGAACTTCTTTCAAAAATTAAACATGCAGGTGCTATTTTCTTAGGTGAAAATACTCCTGAACCTATTGGAGATTATATTGCTGGTCCAAATCATACTCTTCCAACAGGAAGTACAGCAAAATTTTATAGTCCTTTAAATGTAGAGAATTTTATGAAAAAATCTTCAATTATAAATTTCTCATCACAAGCAATTGATGAATTAGGAGAAGCTTGTGCAATTTTAGCTGATACTGAAGGTTTAACAGCACACGCTGAGTCAGTAAGAGTAAGGTTAAGAAAGGATTTTTAA
- a CDS encoding DUF2018 family protein, whose translation MGKFEALFNEDENDILIGSAKSKFLDVLKNANSEVVAEELDKIIEKFAAMELLLTQNDEFEKVLQEYIFKNSSEVHQMKKSLYMEFTGEIISRLDS comes from the coding sequence ATGGGAAAATTTGAAGCACTTTTTAATGAAGATGAAAATGATATTTTAATAGGAAGTGCAAAATCAAAATTTCTTGATGTATTAAAAAATGCAAATAGTGAAGTAGTAGCAGAAGAACTTGATAAAATTATTGAGAAATTTGCTGCAATGGAGCTATTATTAACTCAAAATGATGAGTTTGAAAAAGTTTTACAAGAATATATATTTAAAAATAGTAGTGAAGTTCACCAAATGAAAAAATCACTTTATATGGAATTTACTGGTGAAATTATCTCAAGACTAGATTCATAA
- a CDS encoding polyprenyl synthetase family protein — protein MVELEKVKEQIKKFVEECNDKKSLELLDKLATGKMLRSKLILKIAGVNETSIRLCAIVEMIHAASLLHDDVIDEADTRRGKPSVNALYDNKTSIMFGDVLYSKAFTELTNMPQEVAYTISNAVTLLSIGEMLDVDLTKEFNTSYDKYLDMIYKKTASLIEASAKAAAILANKDKDKFALYGKNLGLAFQMIDDILDITQDSQTLGKPALLDFIEGKVTIPYLLLFDRTLQKDKLKSLYKKELSQEESFWIKNEMKATKALEDSINQAKTLGIEAINAVKNENDDSLVQIMKAMIEREF, from the coding sequence TTGGTAGAGTTAGAAAAAGTAAAAGAGCAAATAAAAAAATTTGTTGAAGAGTGTAATGATAAAAAATCTTTAGAGTTATTAGATAAGCTAGCAACAGGAAAGATGCTAAGAAGTAAATTAATACTTAAAATAGCTGGAGTAAATGAGACTTCAATTAGATTATGTGCAATTGTAGAGATGATTCATGCAGCCTCACTTTTACATGATGATGTAATAGATGAAGCAGATACTAGAAGAGGTAAACCCTCTGTAAATGCCCTTTATGATAATAAAACTTCAATTATGTTTGGAGATGTTTTATATTCAAAAGCTTTTACAGAATTAACTAATATGCCTCAAGAAGTGGCTTATACAATTTCAAATGCAGTTACACTTTTAAGTATTGGTGAAATGTTAGATGTGGATTTAACAAAAGAGTTTAATACTTCATATGATAAATACTTAGATATGATTTATAAAAAAACTGCTTCATTAATTGAAGCTAGTGCAAAAGCTGCTGCTATTTTAGCTAATAAAGATAAAGACAAATTTGCTTTATATGGTAAAAATCTAGGTTTAGCATTTCAAATGATAGATGATATTTTAGATATTACACAAGATAGTCAAACTTTAGGAAAGCCTGCCTTATTGGATTTTATTGAAGGTAAAGTAACAATTCCATATTTATTACTATTTGATAGAACTTTACAAAAAGATAAATTAAAATCCCTATATAAAAAAGAGTTATCACAAGAAGAGAGTTTTTGGATTAAAAATGAAATGAAAGCTACAAAAGCTTTAGAAGATAGTATAAATCAAGCAAAAACTTTAGGTATAGAAGCAATTAATGCTGTAAAAAATGAAAATGATGACTCTTTAGTTCAAATAATGAAAGCAATGATAGAAAGAGAGTTTTAA
- the hemA gene encoding glutamyl-tRNA reductase: MSYLVISFSHKNTDIQTREKLAFPDEENKDRFLRQILEEKVIREAILLSTCNRVEIIISTSSVAYATAFIIEKLSKYSGISYDDLYDRADIYDNEGAIHHLFSVASALDSLVIGETQIVGQLKDAFRFSLNKNYCQQNLPRALHYAFKCAAAVRTATSLGTGSVSVASTAVIKAKEVIGDTNEVKALVIGAGEMSELTVKHLISRGFKVTIISRDIKKATILAESFEEHVEVEEYSKLTQLLNQIPVMITATSAPYPIITENMVYECDFNRYWFDIAVPRDIADNIKSPNLTIFSVDDLQYIVDSNMQLKAKQAKVAFSIVGKMSVEFFEWLKTLEVEPVIKHLYLRGDEIIEKKVKNAIKKGFISCEHEANIKKLCQTVLTEYLHHPSKKMKHISKNMECDIVLGAVQSMFDLKTDSNMLNKYKCEHALQINERG; the protein is encoded by the coding sequence ATGAGTTATTTAGTAATTAGCTTTTCTCATAAAAATACAGATATTCAAACAAGAGAAAAGTTAGCTTTCCCCGATGAAGAAAATAAAGATAGATTTTTAAGACAGATATTAGAAGAAAAAGTAATAAGAGAAGCAATTTTACTTTCAACATGTAATAGAGTTGAAATAATAATTTCCACATCAAGTGTAGCTTATGCAACCGCTTTTATTATTGAAAAATTATCAAAATATTCTGGTATTTCATATGATGATTTATATGATAGAGCTGATATTTATGATAATGAAGGAGCAATTCACCATTTATTTTCTGTTGCTTCTGCACTTGACTCTTTAGTAATAGGTGAGACACAAATTGTAGGGCAATTAAAAGATGCCTTTAGATTTTCATTAAATAAAAATTACTGTCAGCAAAACTTGCCAAGGGCTTTACATTATGCTTTTAAATGTGCAGCAGCAGTTAGAACAGCTACAAGTTTAGGAACAGGTTCTGTATCAGTTGCAAGTACAGCTGTAATTAAAGCAAAAGAAGTTATTGGGGATACAAATGAGGTTAAAGCTTTAGTAATTGGAGCAGGAGAGATGAGTGAGCTTACTGTTAAGCATCTTATCTCAAGAGGTTTTAAAGTTACTATAATAAGTAGAGATATTAAAAAAGCTACAATTTTAGCAGAAAGTTTTGAAGAACATGTGGAAGTTGAAGAGTATAGTAAATTAACACAGTTATTAAATCAAATACCAGTTATGATAACTGCTACATCAGCACCTTACCCCATTATTACAGAGAATATGGTTTATGAGTGTGATTTTAATAGATATTGGTTTGATATAGCTGTTCCAAGAGATATTGCAGATAATATAAAATCACCAAATCTTACAATATTTTCTGTGGATGACCTTCAGTATATTGTTGATTCAAATATGCAACTAAAAGCAAAACAAGCAAAAGTTGCTTTTAGCATTGTGGGAAAAATGTCTGTTGAATTTTTTGAGTGGCTAAAAACTTTAGAAGTAGAACCTGTTATTAAACATCTATATTTAAGAGGTGATGAAATAATTGAGAAAAAAGTTAAAAATGCTATAAAAAAAGGTTTTATTTCTTGTGAACACGAAGCAAATATAAAAAAACTTTGTCAAACAGTATTAACAGAATATTTACATCATCCTTCAAAAAAAATGAAGCATATTTCGAAAAATATGGAGTGTGATATTGTTTTAGGAGCTGTTCAATCAATGTTTGATTTAAAAACAGATTCAAATATGTTAAATAAATATAAGTGCGAGCATGCATTACAAATAAATGAAAGAGGATAA
- a CDS encoding proline--tRNA ligase has translation MKFSRMFIPTTKEAPKDATLPSHQYLVRGGFINQVGAGIYNFMPLGKIVLDKIRAIVKEEMDNAGANEVLMSFVTPLELWEESGRANVMGHELLKFKDRKNAGYVLSPTNEESVVDIVKNRVTSYKDLPLNLYHINTKFRDEARPRFGLMRGREFLMKDAYSFHATQEDLVREFNLMEETYKKVYSRLGLEFRVVEADSGAIGGSGSKEFMILANSGEDTIVVCDSCDYGANIEAAKRKELKKEKLETKQIEKVHTPNLKSIEEVTNFLQIDPYYSIKAVIKKAIFKNSVETVVFFVRGVDELEETKACNAVDAIDLEDATPEDLEKANLIAGFCGIIDFPKNIKVVFDKELIGENNIVCGANEEDYHLTGVDLTALDLEYKDLVVVKEGDTCACCGGKLTYTKGIEAGHIFQLGTKYSSAMNATFLDSNGKAQPFIMGCYGIGVSRLVAAVIEQNHDEKGCIWTKSTAPFMVDIIVSNSKKEEEAQAGEKIYNELKANGVEVLLDDRINARFGFKMGDFELIGFPYAVVIGKKLQEGLVEIIDRKTLEKVDVALEEVTSKLLEFIK, from the coding sequence ATGAAATTTTCTAGAATGTTTATACCAACTACTAAAGAAGCACCAAAAGATGCAACTTTACCATCTCACCAATATTTAGTAAGAGGTGGATTTATAAATCAAGTAGGAGCTGGTATTTATAACTTTATGCCTTTAGGAAAAATAGTTTTAGATAAAATTAGAGCTATTGTAAAAGAAGAGATGGATAATGCAGGAGCAAATGAAGTTCTTATGAGTTTTGTAACGCCCCTTGAACTTTGGGAAGAATCAGGTAGAGCAAATGTTATGGGACATGAGCTTTTAAAGTTTAAAGATAGAAAAAATGCTGGATATGTTTTATCTCCAACAAATGAAGAATCAGTTGTTGATATTGTGAAAAATAGAGTAACTTCATATAAGGATTTACCTTTAAATTTATACCATATAAATACTAAGTTTAGAGATGAAGCAAGACCTAGATTTGGTCTTATGAGAGGAAGAGAGTTTTTAATGAAAGATGCTTACTCTTTCCATGCTACACAAGAAGATTTAGTAAGAGAATTTAACCTTATGGAAGAGACTTATAAAAAAGTTTATTCAAGACTAGGTTTAGAGTTTAGAGTAGTTGAAGCTGATAGTGGTGCTATTGGTGGAAGTGGTTCTAAAGAGTTTATGATTTTAGCAAACTCAGGTGAAGATACAATTGTAGTATGTGACTCTTGTGATTATGGAGCTAATATTGAAGCTGCAAAAAGAAAAGAGCTAAAAAAAGAAAAACTTGAAACTAAACAAATAGAAAAAGTACATACTCCAAATTTAAAATCTATTGAAGAAGTAACTAACTTTTTACAAATTGACCCATACTATTCAATAAAAGCTGTGATTAAAAAAGCAATTTTTAAGAATAGTGTTGAAACTGTAGTATTTTTTGTAAGAGGAGTTGATGAACTTGAAGAGACAAAAGCTTGTAACGCAGTTGATGCTATTGATTTAGAAGATGCAACACCAGAAGATTTAGAAAAAGCAAATTTAATTGCAGGTTTTTGTGGAATAATTGATTTTCCAAAAAATATTAAAGTTGTTTTTGATAAAGAATTAATTGGAGAAAATAATATTGTTTGTGGGGCAAATGAAGAAGATTATCACTTAACAGGTGTAGATTTAACTGCTTTAGATTTAGAATATAAAGATTTAGTTGTGGTTAAAGAAGGTGATACTTGTGCTTGTTGTGGTGGAAAATTAACTTATACAAAAGGAATTGAAGCTGGACATATTTTCCAATTAGGAACAAAATACTCAAGTGCTATGAATGCAACATTTTTAGATTCAAATGGAAAAGCTCAGCCTTTTATTATGGGATGTTATGGAATAGGAGTTTCTAGATTAGTAGCTGCTGTTATTGAGCAAAACCATGATGAAAAAGGTTGTATTTGGACAAAATCTACTGCCCCATTTATGGTAGATATTATTGTCTCTAATTCTAAAAAAGAAGAAGAAGCACAAGCTGGTGAAAAAATTTATAATGAATTAAAAGCAAATGGAGTAGAAGTTTTATTAGATGATAGAATAAATGCAAGATTTGGTTTTAAAATGGGAGATTTCGAGCTTATTGGTTTTCCATATGCTGTTGTAATAGGTAAAAAATTACAAGAAGGGTTAGTGGAAATTATTGATAGAAAAACTTTAGAAAAAGTAGATGTTGCTTTAGAAGAAGTAACTTCTAAACTTCTAGAATTTATAAAGTAA